A single region of the Glycine max cultivar Williams 82 chromosome 20, Glycine_max_v4.0, whole genome shotgun sequence genome encodes:
- the LB4 gene encoding leghemoglobin 4: MGAFTEKQEALVSSSFEAFKANIPQYSVVFYTSILEKAPAAKDLFSFLSNGVDPSNPKLTGHAEKLFGLVRDSAGQLKANGTVVADAALGSIHAQKAITDPQFVVVKEALLKTIKEAVGDKWSDELSSAWEVAYDELAAAIKKAF, translated from the exons atgggtGCTTTCACTGAGAAGCAAGAGGCTTTGGTGAGTAGCTCATTCGAAGCATTCAAGGCAAACATTCCTCAATACAGCGTTGTGTTCTACACTTC gATACTGGAGAAAGCACCCGCAGCAAAGGACTTGTTCTCGTTTCTATCTAATGGAGTAGATCCTAGTAATCCTAAGCTCACGGGCCATGCTGAAAAGCTTTTTGGATTG GTGCGTGACTCAGCTGGTCAACTTAAAGCAAATGGAACAGTAGTGGCTGATGCCGCACTTGGTTCTATCCATGCCCAAAAAGCAATCACTGATCCTCAGTTCGTg GTGGTTAAAGAAGCACTGCTGAAAACAATAAAGGAGGCAGTTGGGGACAAATGGAGTGATGAATTGAGCAGTGCTTGGGAAGTAGCCTATGATGAATTGGCAGCAGCTATTAAGAAGGCATTTTAG